A single Argentina anserina chromosome 7, drPotAnse1.1, whole genome shotgun sequence DNA region contains:
- the LOC126802718 gene encoding zinc finger protein BRUTUS-like isoform X3 codes for MEGKDNCARTEAGRNDDTNYVAEFNGVYPIDDVLLWHHAILTELNQTLEKPKNMPISGAVTSYDPAFYDRLQFIAEICMFHSIAEETILYPAVYGELSIFQEHRNEVSLSNEFRCLIQSIKRASKNPSAAAEFHSKICSRADQMMDTLKEHFHEEEIKVLPLVRKHLSINRQQELLHQSLCVMPLKLIEHVLPWLVKSLTANEAQTFVKNMQLAASDTALVQLLRGWAGKASNDILCSSSSSSFHFNSISPSNSSLEECNSPAANGMPAQPIDVVFKVHKAIRRDLEYLDTECEMLSNCDEIFLQQFIECFSLLWGLYKAHSNAEDYILYPAMESREELQNVSHSYILDHQQEEHAFENISGVLLELSHLHRGTGSGIPISEYVGKYYELANRLRMMFMSLRMMVDEHMYREELELWPLFGVHFCVEEQNKLIGFILGTTGAAVLKSMLPWVTSALSEDEQNKMMYTFETVTRNTMFKDWLSECGKGSSLSTLLPKLETNIVIKGTGSEQSHCQIDHAFYSHMRKNLKHQMTRYWIAANHRSLPIAIAVDSSASVQLGGQSPTFRDHDKTVYGCQHYKRNCKLLAACCGKLYTCRFCHDIVSNHPMDSRKETSKMMCMRCLTIQPLGPVCTTASCNGFPMAKYYCDICNLFDDDRNVYHCPFCNLCRVGKGLGNDYFHCMSCNCCMGMASVNHKCREKCLETNCPVCNEFLFTSSSRIKALPCGHCLHLACFKTSTQSNSHYACTVCSKSSEATMMTSTESSLLVDGNNTMEGRLFIRASFWQVNMLYQLLLRFQYHNERVAVPRFLQRLKRGLENGVAGQKAKERCILCCVMLCSLVLFCVLSTLLILLGLKGLGSNKYIQLLT; via the exons ATGGAAGGGAAAGATAATTGTGCTCGGACCGAAGCTGGTCGAAACGATGATACAAATTATGTAGCTGAGTTCAATGGGGTGTATCCAATAGATGATGTGTTGCTTTGGCATCATGCCATTTTGACCGAGTTGAATCAAACACTTGAGAAGCCGAAGAATATGCCTATTTCTGGAGCTGTTACTAGTTACGATCCAGCTTTCTATGACAGGCTGCAATTTATTGCtgaaatttgcatgtttcaCAG TATTGCTGAGGAAACGATCCTATATCCTGCAGTCTATGGAGAGCTTTCAATTTTCCAAGAGCATAGAAATGAAGTGAGTCTATCCAATGAGTTTAGATGTTTGATCCAAAGTATTAAAAGGGCATCCAAAAATCCTTCAGCAGCTGCTGAATTTCATTCAAAGATATGTTCCCGTGCTGATCAAATGATGGACACTTTAAAGGAACATTTCCATGAGGAGGAAATTAAG GTACTTCCACTTGTCCGAAAGCACTTGAGTATTAACAGACAACAGGAGCTTCTGCATCAAAGCTTATGCGTGATGCCTTTGAAACTAATTGAGCATGTCTTGCCATGGCTGGTAAAATCATTGACTGCAAATGAAGCCCAGACATTTGTGAAGAACATGCAGTTGGCAG CATCAGATACCGCTCTGGTGCAGCTATTACGTGGTTGGGCGGGCAAGGCTAGTAATGACATCCTATGCTCATCTAGTTCtagttcttttcatttcaactCTATATCGCCGTCAAATTCATCTCTCGAAGAATGCAATAGCCCTGCTGCTAATGGAATGCCTGCACAACCAATAGATGTTGTTTTTAAAGTTCATAAGGCCATACGCCGTGACTTGGAATATCTAGATACTGAATGTGAGATGCTCAGTAACTGTGATGAAATATTTCTTCAGCAATTCATTGAATGCTTTTCTTTATTATGGGGCTTATATAAAGCACATAGTAATGCAGAGGATTATATATTGTATCCAGCAATGGAATCCAGGGAGGAGCTCCAAAATGTGAGTCACTCCTACATACTTGATCATCAGCAAGAGGAACATGCATTTGAAAATATTTCAGGTGTTCTTCTTGAGCTTTCTCATCTTCATAGAGGTACAGGATCTGGTATCCCCATAAGTGAATATGTGGGGAAGTACTATGAGCTGGCAAATAGGCTTCGAATGATGTTCATGTCTCTAAGAATGATGGTAGACGAGCACATGTACCGGGAAGAGCTTGAGCTGTGGCCATTATTTGGAGTACACTTCTGTGTGGAGGAGCAAAATAAATTGATTGGTTTCATATTGGGGACTACAGGTGCTGCAGTTCTGAAATCTATGTTACCGTGGGTTACTTCTGCACTTTCTGAGGATGAACAGAACAAAATGATGTATACCTTTGAAACTGTTACGAGAAATACAATGTTTAAGGATTGGCTTAGTGAATGTGGGAAAGGAAGCTCACTGTCAACTCTATTGCCTAAACTGGAAACTAACATTGTCATTAAAG GTACTGGATCTGAACAAAGTCACTGCCAGATTGATCATGCTTTCTACTCTCATATGCGGAAGAACTTAAAGCATCAAATGACTAG GTACTGGATTGCTGCTAATCACCGGAGTTTACCTATAGCAATAGCAGTGGATAGTTCAGCAAGTGTCCAATTAGGAGGACAGTCACCAACATTTCGAGATCATGATAAAACAGTATATGGCTGCCAGCATTATAAAAGAAACTGCAAACTCCTTGCTGCTTGCTGCGGCAAACTGTATACTTGTAGATTTTGCCATGACATTGTGAGCAACCACCCAATGGATAG CAGGAAAGAAACATCCAAAATGATGTGTATGCGCTGTCTTACTATTCAGCCACTCGGGCCAGTATGTACAACAGCTTCTTGCAATGGATTTCCAATGGCAAAGTATTATTGTGATATTTGCAACCTCTTTGATGATGACAG GAATGTCTACCATTGTCCATTTTGCAACTTATGCCGAGTTGGAAAGGGCCTTGGCAATGATTATTTTCACTGCATGTCATGCAACTGTTGCATGGGGATGGCTTCGGTGAATCACAAGTGCCGGGAGAAATGTCTAGAAACTAACTGCCCTGTCTGCAATGAGTTCTTATTCACGTCAAGTTCAAGAATCAAAGCTTTGCCATGTGGACATTGTTTACATTTAGCTTGCTTCAAG ACTTCCACCCAGAGCAACAGTCACTACGCTTGTACAGTTTGCAGCAAATCTTCTGAAGCTACAATG ATGACATCAACAGAATCCTCATTACTTGTAGATGGTAATAATACCATGGAAGGAAGACTTTTCATCCGCGCGAGCTTCTGG CAGGTTAATATGTTATATCAGCTTCTCTTAAGGTTTCAGTACCACAATGAAAGAGTTGCAGTACCAAGATTTCTACAAAGACTAAAAAGGGGATTGGAGAATGGAGTTGCAGGACAGAAGGCCAAAGAGAGGTGTATACTATGTTGTGTGATGCTCTGCAGTCTGGTGTTGTTTTGTGTCTTGAGCACTCTTCTAATTTTGCTTGGGCTCAAAGGATTAGGAAGCAACAAGTATATTCAACTATTAACGTAG
- the LOC126802718 gene encoding zinc finger protein BRUTUS-like isoform X2 — protein sequence MEGKDNCARTEAGRNDDTNYVAEFNGVYPIDDVLLWHHAILTELNQTLEKPKNMPISGAVTSYDPAFYDRLQFIAEICMFHSIAEETILYPAVYGELSIFQEHRNEVSLSNEFRCLIQSIKRASKNPSAAAEFHSKICSRADQMMDTLKEHFHEEEIKVLPLVRKHLSINRQQELLHQSLCVMPLKLIEHVLPWLVKSLTANEAQTFVKNMQLAAPASDTALVQLLRGWAGKASNDILCSSSSSSFHFNSISPSNSSLEECNSPAANGMPAQPIDVVFKVHKAIRRDLEYLDTECEMLSNCDEIFLQQFIECFSLLWGLYKAHSNAEDYILYPAMESREELQNVSHSYILDHQQEEHAFENISGVLLELSHLHRGTGSGIPISEYVGKYYELANRLRMMFMSLRMMVDEHMYREELELWPLFGVHFCVEEQNKLIGFILGTTGAAVLKSMLPWVTSALSEDEQNKMMYTFETVTRNTMFKDWLSECGKGSSLSTLLPKLETNIVIKGTGSEQSHCQIDHAFYSHMRKNLKHQMTRYWIAANHRSLPIAIAVDSSASVQLGGQSPTFRDHDKTVYGCQHYKRNCKLLAACCGKLYTCRFCHDIVSNHPMDRKETSKMMCMRCLTIQPLGPVCTTASCNGFPMAKYYCDICNLFDDDRNVYHCPFCNLCRVGKGLGNDYFHCMSCNCCMGMASVNHKCREKCLETNCPVCNEFLFTSSSRIKALPCGHCLHLACFKTSTQSNSHYACTVCSKSSEATMMTSTESSLLVDGNNTMEGRLFIRASFWQVNMLYQLLLRFQYHNERVAVPRFLQRLKRGLENGVAGQKAKERCILCCVMLCSLVLFCVLSTLLILLGLKGLGSNKYIQLLT from the exons ATGGAAGGGAAAGATAATTGTGCTCGGACCGAAGCTGGTCGAAACGATGATACAAATTATGTAGCTGAGTTCAATGGGGTGTATCCAATAGATGATGTGTTGCTTTGGCATCATGCCATTTTGACCGAGTTGAATCAAACACTTGAGAAGCCGAAGAATATGCCTATTTCTGGAGCTGTTACTAGTTACGATCCAGCTTTCTATGACAGGCTGCAATTTATTGCtgaaatttgcatgtttcaCAG TATTGCTGAGGAAACGATCCTATATCCTGCAGTCTATGGAGAGCTTTCAATTTTCCAAGAGCATAGAAATGAAGTGAGTCTATCCAATGAGTTTAGATGTTTGATCCAAAGTATTAAAAGGGCATCCAAAAATCCTTCAGCAGCTGCTGAATTTCATTCAAAGATATGTTCCCGTGCTGATCAAATGATGGACACTTTAAAGGAACATTTCCATGAGGAGGAAATTAAG GTACTTCCACTTGTCCGAAAGCACTTGAGTATTAACAGACAACAGGAGCTTCTGCATCAAAGCTTATGCGTGATGCCTTTGAAACTAATTGAGCATGTCTTGCCATGGCTGGTAAAATCATTGACTGCAAATGAAGCCCAGACATTTGTGAAGAACATGCAGTTGGCAG CTCCAGCATCAGATACCGCTCTGGTGCAGCTATTACGTGGTTGGGCGGGCAAGGCTAGTAATGACATCCTATGCTCATCTAGTTCtagttcttttcatttcaactCTATATCGCCGTCAAATTCATCTCTCGAAGAATGCAATAGCCCTGCTGCTAATGGAATGCCTGCACAACCAATAGATGTTGTTTTTAAAGTTCATAAGGCCATACGCCGTGACTTGGAATATCTAGATACTGAATGTGAGATGCTCAGTAACTGTGATGAAATATTTCTTCAGCAATTCATTGAATGCTTTTCTTTATTATGGGGCTTATATAAAGCACATAGTAATGCAGAGGATTATATATTGTATCCAGCAATGGAATCCAGGGAGGAGCTCCAAAATGTGAGTCACTCCTACATACTTGATCATCAGCAAGAGGAACATGCATTTGAAAATATTTCAGGTGTTCTTCTTGAGCTTTCTCATCTTCATAGAGGTACAGGATCTGGTATCCCCATAAGTGAATATGTGGGGAAGTACTATGAGCTGGCAAATAGGCTTCGAATGATGTTCATGTCTCTAAGAATGATGGTAGACGAGCACATGTACCGGGAAGAGCTTGAGCTGTGGCCATTATTTGGAGTACACTTCTGTGTGGAGGAGCAAAATAAATTGATTGGTTTCATATTGGGGACTACAGGTGCTGCAGTTCTGAAATCTATGTTACCGTGGGTTACTTCTGCACTTTCTGAGGATGAACAGAACAAAATGATGTATACCTTTGAAACTGTTACGAGAAATACAATGTTTAAGGATTGGCTTAGTGAATGTGGGAAAGGAAGCTCACTGTCAACTCTATTGCCTAAACTGGAAACTAACATTGTCATTAAAG GTACTGGATCTGAACAAAGTCACTGCCAGATTGATCATGCTTTCTACTCTCATATGCGGAAGAACTTAAAGCATCAAATGACTAG GTACTGGATTGCTGCTAATCACCGGAGTTTACCTATAGCAATAGCAGTGGATAGTTCAGCAAGTGTCCAATTAGGAGGACAGTCACCAACATTTCGAGATCATGATAAAACAGTATATGGCTGCCAGCATTATAAAAGAAACTGCAAACTCCTTGCTGCTTGCTGCGGCAAACTGTATACTTGTAGATTTTGCCATGACATTGTGAGCAACCACCCAATGGATAG GAAAGAAACATCCAAAATGATGTGTATGCGCTGTCTTACTATTCAGCCACTCGGGCCAGTATGTACAACAGCTTCTTGCAATGGATTTCCAATGGCAAAGTATTATTGTGATATTTGCAACCTCTTTGATGATGACAG GAATGTCTACCATTGTCCATTTTGCAACTTATGCCGAGTTGGAAAGGGCCTTGGCAATGATTATTTTCACTGCATGTCATGCAACTGTTGCATGGGGATGGCTTCGGTGAATCACAAGTGCCGGGAGAAATGTCTAGAAACTAACTGCCCTGTCTGCAATGAGTTCTTATTCACGTCAAGTTCAAGAATCAAAGCTTTGCCATGTGGACATTGTTTACATTTAGCTTGCTTCAAG ACTTCCACCCAGAGCAACAGTCACTACGCTTGTACAGTTTGCAGCAAATCTTCTGAAGCTACAATG ATGACATCAACAGAATCCTCATTACTTGTAGATGGTAATAATACCATGGAAGGAAGACTTTTCATCCGCGCGAGCTTCTGG CAGGTTAATATGTTATATCAGCTTCTCTTAAGGTTTCAGTACCACAATGAAAGAGTTGCAGTACCAAGATTTCTACAAAGACTAAAAAGGGGATTGGAGAATGGAGTTGCAGGACAGAAGGCCAAAGAGAGGTGTATACTATGTTGTGTGATGCTCTGCAGTCTGGTGTTGTTTTGTGTCTTGAGCACTCTTCTAATTTTGCTTGGGCTCAAAGGATTAGGAAGCAACAAGTATATTCAACTATTAACGTAG
- the LOC126802718 gene encoding zinc finger protein BRUTUS-like isoform X1, producing the protein MEGKDNCARTEAGRNDDTNYVAEFNGVYPIDDVLLWHHAILTELNQTLEKPKNMPISGAVTSYDPAFYDRLQFIAEICMFHSIAEETILYPAVYGELSIFQEHRNEVSLSNEFRCLIQSIKRASKNPSAAAEFHSKICSRADQMMDTLKEHFHEEEIKVLPLVRKHLSINRQQELLHQSLCVMPLKLIEHVLPWLVKSLTANEAQTFVKNMQLAAPASDTALVQLLRGWAGKASNDILCSSSSSSFHFNSISPSNSSLEECNSPAANGMPAQPIDVVFKVHKAIRRDLEYLDTECEMLSNCDEIFLQQFIECFSLLWGLYKAHSNAEDYILYPAMESREELQNVSHSYILDHQQEEHAFENISGVLLELSHLHRGTGSGIPISEYVGKYYELANRLRMMFMSLRMMVDEHMYREELELWPLFGVHFCVEEQNKLIGFILGTTGAAVLKSMLPWVTSALSEDEQNKMMYTFETVTRNTMFKDWLSECGKGSSLSTLLPKLETNIVIKGTGSEQSHCQIDHAFYSHMRKNLKHQMTRYWIAANHRSLPIAIAVDSSASVQLGGQSPTFRDHDKTVYGCQHYKRNCKLLAACCGKLYTCRFCHDIVSNHPMDSRKETSKMMCMRCLTIQPLGPVCTTASCNGFPMAKYYCDICNLFDDDRNVYHCPFCNLCRVGKGLGNDYFHCMSCNCCMGMASVNHKCREKCLETNCPVCNEFLFTSSSRIKALPCGHCLHLACFKTSTQSNSHYACTVCSKSSEATMMTSTESSLLVDGNNTMEGRLFIRASFWQVNMLYQLLLRFQYHNERVAVPRFLQRLKRGLENGVAGQKAKERCILCCVMLCSLVLFCVLSTLLILLGLKGLGSNKYIQLLT; encoded by the exons ATGGAAGGGAAAGATAATTGTGCTCGGACCGAAGCTGGTCGAAACGATGATACAAATTATGTAGCTGAGTTCAATGGGGTGTATCCAATAGATGATGTGTTGCTTTGGCATCATGCCATTTTGACCGAGTTGAATCAAACACTTGAGAAGCCGAAGAATATGCCTATTTCTGGAGCTGTTACTAGTTACGATCCAGCTTTCTATGACAGGCTGCAATTTATTGCtgaaatttgcatgtttcaCAG TATTGCTGAGGAAACGATCCTATATCCTGCAGTCTATGGAGAGCTTTCAATTTTCCAAGAGCATAGAAATGAAGTGAGTCTATCCAATGAGTTTAGATGTTTGATCCAAAGTATTAAAAGGGCATCCAAAAATCCTTCAGCAGCTGCTGAATTTCATTCAAAGATATGTTCCCGTGCTGATCAAATGATGGACACTTTAAAGGAACATTTCCATGAGGAGGAAATTAAG GTACTTCCACTTGTCCGAAAGCACTTGAGTATTAACAGACAACAGGAGCTTCTGCATCAAAGCTTATGCGTGATGCCTTTGAAACTAATTGAGCATGTCTTGCCATGGCTGGTAAAATCATTGACTGCAAATGAAGCCCAGACATTTGTGAAGAACATGCAGTTGGCAG CTCCAGCATCAGATACCGCTCTGGTGCAGCTATTACGTGGTTGGGCGGGCAAGGCTAGTAATGACATCCTATGCTCATCTAGTTCtagttcttttcatttcaactCTATATCGCCGTCAAATTCATCTCTCGAAGAATGCAATAGCCCTGCTGCTAATGGAATGCCTGCACAACCAATAGATGTTGTTTTTAAAGTTCATAAGGCCATACGCCGTGACTTGGAATATCTAGATACTGAATGTGAGATGCTCAGTAACTGTGATGAAATATTTCTTCAGCAATTCATTGAATGCTTTTCTTTATTATGGGGCTTATATAAAGCACATAGTAATGCAGAGGATTATATATTGTATCCAGCAATGGAATCCAGGGAGGAGCTCCAAAATGTGAGTCACTCCTACATACTTGATCATCAGCAAGAGGAACATGCATTTGAAAATATTTCAGGTGTTCTTCTTGAGCTTTCTCATCTTCATAGAGGTACAGGATCTGGTATCCCCATAAGTGAATATGTGGGGAAGTACTATGAGCTGGCAAATAGGCTTCGAATGATGTTCATGTCTCTAAGAATGATGGTAGACGAGCACATGTACCGGGAAGAGCTTGAGCTGTGGCCATTATTTGGAGTACACTTCTGTGTGGAGGAGCAAAATAAATTGATTGGTTTCATATTGGGGACTACAGGTGCTGCAGTTCTGAAATCTATGTTACCGTGGGTTACTTCTGCACTTTCTGAGGATGAACAGAACAAAATGATGTATACCTTTGAAACTGTTACGAGAAATACAATGTTTAAGGATTGGCTTAGTGAATGTGGGAAAGGAAGCTCACTGTCAACTCTATTGCCTAAACTGGAAACTAACATTGTCATTAAAG GTACTGGATCTGAACAAAGTCACTGCCAGATTGATCATGCTTTCTACTCTCATATGCGGAAGAACTTAAAGCATCAAATGACTAG GTACTGGATTGCTGCTAATCACCGGAGTTTACCTATAGCAATAGCAGTGGATAGTTCAGCAAGTGTCCAATTAGGAGGACAGTCACCAACATTTCGAGATCATGATAAAACAGTATATGGCTGCCAGCATTATAAAAGAAACTGCAAACTCCTTGCTGCTTGCTGCGGCAAACTGTATACTTGTAGATTTTGCCATGACATTGTGAGCAACCACCCAATGGATAG CAGGAAAGAAACATCCAAAATGATGTGTATGCGCTGTCTTACTATTCAGCCACTCGGGCCAGTATGTACAACAGCTTCTTGCAATGGATTTCCAATGGCAAAGTATTATTGTGATATTTGCAACCTCTTTGATGATGACAG GAATGTCTACCATTGTCCATTTTGCAACTTATGCCGAGTTGGAAAGGGCCTTGGCAATGATTATTTTCACTGCATGTCATGCAACTGTTGCATGGGGATGGCTTCGGTGAATCACAAGTGCCGGGAGAAATGTCTAGAAACTAACTGCCCTGTCTGCAATGAGTTCTTATTCACGTCAAGTTCAAGAATCAAAGCTTTGCCATGTGGACATTGTTTACATTTAGCTTGCTTCAAG ACTTCCACCCAGAGCAACAGTCACTACGCTTGTACAGTTTGCAGCAAATCTTCTGAAGCTACAATG ATGACATCAACAGAATCCTCATTACTTGTAGATGGTAATAATACCATGGAAGGAAGACTTTTCATCCGCGCGAGCTTCTGG CAGGTTAATATGTTATATCAGCTTCTCTTAAGGTTTCAGTACCACAATGAAAGAGTTGCAGTACCAAGATTTCTACAAAGACTAAAAAGGGGATTGGAGAATGGAGTTGCAGGACAGAAGGCCAAAGAGAGGTGTATACTATGTTGTGTGATGCTCTGCAGTCTGGTGTTGTTTTGTGTCTTGAGCACTCTTCTAATTTTGCTTGGGCTCAAAGGATTAGGAAGCAACAAGTATATTCAACTATTAACGTAG